In Archangium violaceum, the following are encoded in one genomic region:
- a CDS encoding poly(A) polymerase yields the protein MSQDRFQTSREVYHRIRWDPRFDGREFVIGFDAHGETLEEIPFVAFVPDGEIPWHRVWYFRRGHEKVWDRRERIDRLHTLSVEPQQEPAPPPAPPPPPAETTPRFTSLPFYRYDTRAKAWVEAKGTTGGLEALPSPAELTVATFNVLYDLYDPELLDTGRRTSAAISLLRSVDADIIALQEVTESFLRVLLEKQWVREHYFLSEGPSAATVQPYGQLLLSRFPFASLSQCVFSRDKRIIAGELALPDGALWVATPHLTSNRAPSGGAARAAQVRTLIDWVRSLGNEQGGVPDVLLVGDFNFGDDAPEAQDFEKAGFVDAWTALRPGDAGFTFDPSRNTLAALTTTSGQRQRYDRVLVRSASGRLVPREVSLFAEAPLSGPPAPGGDALFASDHFGLSCMLSRGTASVRAPRALTAPPVHQAAVVLIPPEDAWAPIQSLRAVHDSQYERWMPHVTLLYPFVPEEYFGEAEALIAEALRDIEPFEVTLSGFGHFEHRASVTAWLRPEDRPHGALKALQSALEVALPHCDEQGRKSERGFTPHLSVGQLPRAAASDTRRTLAAWEKEWRPLRFEVREVCLISRRGDEPFEVRRRVPLGGGRRPVGDSLREALSARGEDSSDEVRRARQSAVARLESLCTRLGTELHPYGSYLLGTDNAGSDVDAVAIGPASLSREDFAHALASLLAEQGGATSARFVADAAIPMVKLVLDGVHFDVSYARRPEGVEPCPPAELLELHGAQLDTASFRSVNGWTDTRALLDCVEREGAGPERFRTVLRAVKAWAKARGVYSHALGYLGGLSWAVLVAWACTRAPREASRSDSGLLAHFFETFASWPWPRPVTLTPETARYQLGNLRDIMPVVAPTLPPRNSARNVSRSTLRVLGDELARARDVVRRARTADSMAAWDALFEPADLDGEMPIRLVVSVEAPSSEAREAAAGWVLGHLTALVYRMESDRRLFARPFPNARPEGPFVIGLSSRGLDGAEALSARPGSALARTVEDFRASFQEWSHRPPGASLSVELAPR from the coding sequence ATGTCTCAGGACAGATTCCAGACCAGCCGAGAAGTGTACCACCGCATCCGCTGGGACCCCCGGTTCGACGGGCGCGAGTTCGTCATCGGCTTCGACGCACACGGCGAGACCCTGGAGGAAATTCCCTTCGTGGCCTTCGTCCCGGATGGAGAGATTCCCTGGCACCGCGTCTGGTACTTCCGGCGGGGCCACGAAAAGGTGTGGGACCGCCGCGAACGTATCGACCGGCTGCACACCCTCTCCGTCGAACCGCAGCAGGAGCCAGCACCGCCGCCGGCTCCTCCTCCCCCGCCGGCCGAAACGACTCCCCGTTTCACTTCGCTGCCGTTCTACCGCTACGACACGCGAGCCAAGGCCTGGGTCGAGGCCAAAGGGACGACCGGAGGCCTCGAAGCCCTTCCTTCTCCGGCGGAGCTCACGGTCGCGACGTTCAACGTCTTGTACGACCTGTACGACCCGGAGTTGCTCGATACGGGTCGGCGGACCTCCGCGGCGATCTCCCTGCTGCGCTCGGTCGATGCGGACATCATCGCCCTGCAGGAAGTCACCGAGTCCTTCCTCCGTGTATTGCTCGAGAAGCAGTGGGTTCGTGAGCACTACTTCCTTTCGGAGGGACCGTCCGCCGCCACCGTTCAGCCCTACGGACAGCTCCTCCTCTCCCGCTTCCCGTTCGCTTCGCTGAGCCAGTGCGTCTTCTCCCGTGACAAGCGCATCATCGCGGGCGAGCTCGCGCTCCCGGACGGAGCGCTCTGGGTGGCCACGCCGCACCTGACGAGCAATCGCGCTCCATCAGGCGGCGCTGCTCGAGCCGCGCAGGTCCGGACGCTCATCGACTGGGTACGGTCGCTCGGGAACGAGCAGGGTGGGGTGCCCGATGTCCTGCTGGTGGGGGACTTCAACTTCGGCGACGACGCGCCCGAGGCCCAGGACTTCGAGAAAGCCGGTTTCGTCGATGCCTGGACGGCGCTGCGGCCGGGCGACGCGGGGTTCACGTTCGATCCTTCCCGCAACACGTTGGCCGCGCTCACGACCACCTCCGGCCAACGCCAGCGCTACGACCGGGTACTCGTGCGTTCGGCATCCGGTCGGCTCGTCCCGCGCGAGGTGAGCCTCTTCGCCGAGGCGCCGCTCTCGGGCCCACCAGCTCCCGGAGGGGATGCGCTCTTCGCATCGGACCACTTCGGCTTGAGCTGTATGTTGAGTCGTGGCACCGCGTCTGTCCGGGCACCCCGGGCGCTCACGGCACCGCCCGTCCACCAGGCGGCGGTGGTGCTCATCCCCCCCGAGGACGCGTGGGCCCCCATCCAATCCCTGCGCGCGGTGCATGACTCACAGTACGAGCGCTGGATGCCGCACGTGACGCTCCTCTACCCATTCGTACCGGAGGAGTACTTCGGCGAGGCGGAGGCGCTCATCGCGGAGGCGCTCCGGGACATCGAGCCCTTCGAGGTGACGCTCTCCGGCTTCGGGCACTTCGAGCACCGCGCCAGCGTGACGGCCTGGCTCCGCCCGGAGGACCGGCCACACGGCGCGCTGAAGGCGCTCCAATCCGCGCTCGAGGTGGCGCTTCCCCACTGCGACGAGCAGGGCCGTAAGTCCGAACGGGGTTTCACACCGCACCTGAGCGTCGGGCAGCTCCCTCGCGCGGCGGCCTCCGACACCCGGCGCACATTGGCCGCATGGGAGAAGGAATGGCGCCCGCTCCGGTTCGAGGTGCGCGAGGTGTGTCTCATCAGCCGGCGTGGGGATGAGCCCTTCGAGGTGCGTCGTCGCGTGCCGCTCGGCGGGGGCAGACGCCCCGTGGGGGACTCGCTCCGGGAGGCGTTATCGGCTCGCGGCGAGGATTCATCCGACGAGGTTCGTCGAGCGCGCCAGTCGGCGGTGGCCAGGCTCGAGTCCCTGTGCACCCGGCTCGGGACGGAGCTCCACCCGTATGGCTCATATCTGCTCGGCACGGACAATGCCGGGAGCGACGTGGACGCGGTGGCGATCGGGCCCGCGAGCCTGTCTCGCGAGGACTTCGCGCATGCGCTGGCCTCACTGCTGGCCGAGCAGGGCGGAGCCACGAGCGCGCGCTTCGTGGCCGATGCCGCCATCCCCATGGTGAAGCTGGTGCTCGACGGCGTGCACTTCGACGTGTCGTACGCGCGCCGGCCCGAGGGCGTGGAGCCCTGCCCTCCCGCGGAGTTGCTGGAGCTGCATGGCGCGCAGCTGGACACCGCGAGCTTCCGCTCGGTCAACGGCTGGACCGACACGCGGGCGCTGCTCGACTGTGTGGAGCGGGAAGGGGCGGGACCCGAGCGCTTCCGCACGGTGCTGCGCGCCGTGAAGGCCTGGGCCAAGGCTCGCGGCGTGTACTCGCACGCGCTGGGCTATCTGGGCGGATTGTCGTGGGCGGTGCTGGTGGCCTGGGCGTGCACGCGCGCGCCCCGTGAGGCCTCTCGTTCCGACAGTGGGCTGCTCGCCCATTTCTTCGAGACGTTCGCCTCCTGGCCGTGGCCCCGCCCCGTGACGCTCACTCCCGAGACGGCGCGCTACCAGCTCGGCAACCTGCGGGACATCATGCCGGTGGTCGCGCCCACGCTGCCGCCGCGCAACTCCGCTCGCAACGTGTCGCGCTCGACGCTCCGGGTGCTGGGCGACGAGCTGGCCCGGGCTCGCGACGTGGTCCGGCGGGCACGTACCGCGGACTCGATGGCGGCCTGGGACGCGCTGTTCGAGCCGGCGGACCTCGACGGGGAGATGCCCATACGCCTGGTGGTCTCCGTCGAGGCGCCTTCATCCGAGGCGCGCGAGGCGGCCGCGGGTTGGGTGCTCGGACACCTCACGGCACTGGTGTACCGGATGGAGTCCGACCGCAGGCTCTTCGCCCGGCCCTTCCCGAACGCGCGGCCCGAAGGCCCCTTCGTCATCGGCCTCTCCTCGAGAGGTCTTGATGGCGCCGAGGCCCTCTCCGCACGCCCTGGAAGCGCGCTCGCGCGGACGGTGGAGGATTTCCGCGCGTCCTTCCAGGAGTGGAGCCACCGCCCGCCCGGTGCGTCGCTCTCCGTCGAGCTCGCCCCGCGTTGA
- the fliB gene encoding flagellin lysine-N-methylase has protein sequence MSTEPTLLRYMTRFRCIAERCEDTCCTGLKVPVGEAHLRKMQEAVANSPEDAAHLHQHLLTNPGGPLSERAFIQMRPDGHCPFLDTERLCALQRRHGEAVLPDICANFPRVVTRWGERVEISGTLACPEVARQCLLEEDAVEPEPALALSQYVPRPEAARDVRVDGEDAYTFHAETVRAALLRLVHRREYPLASRLAMLGQLAHGLDDFYFRGTESFQGEARAESEARLSEELQRFESPEVLEAVHQDFGGLSLPGGPCVGLFTSVLKARMATGRGERFTTLVRGVLESLRLDDDSPADLDAAWRTYAERWHRLEALHGERARLYFHNYTLHQLWRAPFTDTPSLLEYVFRLALRVGLLRLTLVGHLRVAELCLTPSPTAGSQEQLDGAAVETFQLLAKHVEQAPGFLTLAEGLAGEGRSAETLGKVLVFAAF, from the coding sequence ATGTCCACCGAGCCCACCCTGCTGCGCTACATGACGCGTTTCCGCTGCATCGCGGAGCGCTGTGAGGACACCTGCTGCACGGGGCTCAAGGTGCCGGTGGGCGAGGCACATCTGCGCAAGATGCAGGAGGCGGTGGCGAACAGCCCGGAAGACGCGGCGCACCTGCACCAGCACCTCCTCACGAATCCCGGCGGGCCTCTCTCGGAGCGAGCCTTCATCCAGATGCGTCCGGACGGGCACTGCCCCTTCCTGGACACGGAGCGGCTCTGTGCCCTCCAGCGCCGCCACGGGGAGGCCGTGCTGCCGGACATCTGCGCCAACTTCCCGCGTGTCGTCACGAGGTGGGGCGAGCGGGTGGAGATCTCGGGGACGCTCGCCTGTCCAGAGGTGGCGCGCCAGTGCCTGCTGGAAGAGGACGCGGTGGAGCCGGAGCCCGCCCTCGCTCTGTCACAGTACGTCCCCCGGCCGGAGGCGGCGAGGGACGTCCGGGTGGACGGGGAGGACGCGTACACCTTCCACGCGGAGACGGTGCGCGCGGCGCTGCTGCGGCTGGTGCACCGGCGCGAGTATCCACTGGCCTCGCGGCTCGCGATGCTGGGGCAGCTGGCCCACGGACTGGACGACTTCTATTTCCGAGGAACGGAGTCCTTCCAGGGTGAGGCCCGCGCCGAGAGCGAGGCACGGTTGAGCGAGGAGCTCCAGCGCTTCGAGTCCCCGGAGGTACTGGAAGCCGTGCACCAGGACTTCGGCGGACTGAGCCTCCCCGGTGGCCCATGCGTGGGCCTGTTCACCTCGGTGCTGAAGGCGCGGATGGCAACCGGCCGTGGAGAACGGTTCACCACCCTGGTGCGTGGCGTGCTGGAGTCCCTCCGGCTCGACGACGACAGCCCGGCGGATCTGGACGCGGCCTGGCGCACCTACGCCGAGCGGTGGCACCGCCTGGAAGCGCTGCACGGCGAGCGGGCGCGGCTCTACTTCCACAACTACACCCTTCACCAACTCTGGCGGGCCCCCTTCACCGACACGCCAAGCCTGCTCGAGTACGTGTTCCGCCTGGCGCTGCGGGTGGGACTGCTCCGGCTGACGCTCGTGGGCCATCTCCGGGTGGCTGAGCTCTGCCTCACCCCCTCCCCCACCGCCGGGTCCCAGGAGCAACTGGACGGGGCGGCGGTAGAGACCTTCCAGCTCCTGGCGAAGCACGTGGAACAAGCACCGGGCTTCCTCACGCTCGCCGAGGGACTCGCGGGCGAGGGACGAAGCGCGGAGACACTGGGCAAGGTACTCGTCTTCGCGGCGTTCTGA
- a CDS encoding amylo-alpha-1,6-glucosidase, with product MDDIAYTRARNLLSDSVTEDGFLASLTPTTNYRRIWARDGIVCGLAGLLAGEARLAEALKHTLETLAAHQSPLGHIPSNVHEEAGTRRVSFGGLAGRVDTVPWFIIGVCQYAHFTGDGSFSRALLPALRKGLQLLQAWEFNERGLVYVPQSGDWADEYILHGYVLYDQVLRLWALRCFADHFEEPAVAEQAARLTRLIQTNYWPVPEASRDAVYHPRAYDLALEGQGPRSYWLSALTPGGYDTKFDLLANALCVLLRLGEAGQDARLSAHARRLAEPPTGLLPSFWPSILPGEEGWSALQANCRYGFRNTPGEFHNGGIWPVWNGWWGAALCVLGERERARELLSSIHRLNQLDAEGSEWGFYENFHARTGQPLGTRVCTWSSAGAVLLHHFLEGKSLYFGEASSCPPGPRS from the coding sequence ATGGACGACATCGCCTATACCCGCGCCAGGAACCTGCTGTCGGACTCCGTCACCGAGGACGGTTTCCTGGCCAGCCTCACGCCCACCACCAACTACCGGCGCATCTGGGCCCGGGATGGAATCGTCTGCGGCCTCGCCGGTCTGCTGGCCGGAGAGGCCCGTCTGGCCGAGGCACTGAAACACACCCTCGAGACCCTCGCCGCCCACCAGTCTCCTCTGGGGCACATTCCCTCCAACGTCCACGAGGAGGCCGGCACGCGCCGGGTGAGCTTTGGCGGCCTCGCGGGCCGGGTGGACACGGTGCCGTGGTTCATCATTGGCGTGTGCCAGTACGCCCACTTCACGGGAGACGGCTCCTTCTCCCGTGCCCTGCTGCCCGCGTTGCGCAAGGGGTTGCAGCTCCTCCAGGCCTGGGAGTTCAACGAGCGAGGTCTGGTGTACGTGCCCCAGTCCGGTGACTGGGCCGACGAGTACATCCTCCATGGCTACGTGCTCTACGATCAGGTGCTGCGGCTCTGGGCCCTGCGCTGCTTCGCGGACCACTTCGAGGAGCCAGCCGTGGCCGAGCAGGCCGCCCGGCTCACCCGGCTCATCCAGACCAACTACTGGCCCGTGCCGGAGGCTTCACGAGATGCGGTGTACCACCCCAGGGCGTACGACCTGGCCCTGGAAGGGCAGGGGCCGAGGTCCTACTGGCTGAGTGCCCTGACACCGGGCGGCTACGATACGAAGTTCGATCTGCTGGCCAACGCGTTGTGTGTGCTGCTGCGGCTGGGCGAGGCCGGGCAGGACGCTCGGCTGTCCGCGCATGCGCGGCGACTCGCGGAGCCGCCCACGGGACTGTTGCCCTCGTTCTGGCCGAGCATCCTTCCGGGCGAGGAGGGCTGGAGCGCGCTCCAGGCCAACTGCCGCTATGGCTTCCGGAACACCCCGGGCGAGTTCCACAACGGTGGCATCTGGCCGGTGTGGAACGGCTGGTGGGGCGCGGCGCTGTGCGTCCTGGGCGAGCGGGAGCGGGCCCGGGAACTGCTGTCGTCCATCCACCGGCTCAACCAGCTGGATGCCGAGGGCTCCGAGTGGGGCTTCTATGAGAACTTCCATGCGCGGACGGGCCAGCCGCTGGGGACGCGCGTCTGCACCTGGAGCTCCGCCGGGGCCGTGTTGCTGCACCACTTCCTGGAGGGGAAGTCCCTCTACTTCGGTGAGGCGTCCTCCTGCCCACCCGGTCCGCGATCATGA
- a CDS encoding carbohydrate kinase family protein, giving the protein MSTEDGDEVYGLVAAGELLVDLISQESAGNLGQARTFERFQGGSPSNLAANMARLGQRVAVVSCVGNDSLGTYLREQVAATGADTRYIAIDSVAPTSLVVVSRSEGTPDFVAYRGADAQLQPHHLPQELLRRCAVLHTTCFALSREPARSSLLDAARGTVEAGGQVSLDVNYAPRIWPDRHEALEVVSAWCSRRALVKASGDDVERLFGTGALTPERALDAFHEMGASLVCLTLGKEGSLISTRCGETPIRLPSRPVQVVDATGAGDAYWAGFLTAWLRGHPPELCGKAGGNLAALKLERLGPLPASLPESVLFG; this is encoded by the coding sequence ATGAGCACAGAGGATGGGGACGAGGTGTACGGCCTGGTTGCCGCCGGTGAGCTGCTGGTGGATCTCATCAGTCAGGAGTCGGCCGGGAATCTCGGGCAGGCACGCACCTTCGAGCGCTTCCAGGGGGGCAGTCCCTCCAACCTGGCCGCCAACATGGCGCGTCTGGGTCAGCGGGTCGCCGTGGTGTCCTGCGTGGGCAACGACTCCCTGGGCACGTATCTGCGGGAGCAGGTGGCCGCCACGGGCGCCGACACCCGCTACATCGCCATCGATTCCGTGGCGCCCACCAGTCTGGTGGTGGTGTCCCGCTCCGAGGGCACGCCCGATTTCGTCGCCTACCGGGGGGCCGATGCTCAGCTCCAACCCCACCATCTCCCCCAGGAGCTGTTGCGGCGATGTGCCGTGCTCCACACCACCTGCTTCGCCCTGAGCCGCGAGCCGGCGCGCTCCTCCCTCCTGGATGCGGCCCGTGGAACGGTGGAGGCCGGGGGCCAGGTGAGCCTCGACGTGAACTACGCCCCCCGCATCTGGCCCGATCGGCACGAGGCGCTCGAGGTGGTGTCCGCCTGGTGCTCGCGACGGGCGCTGGTGAAGGCCAGCGGGGATGACGTGGAGCGGCTCTTCGGAACGGGCGCGCTCACGCCGGAGCGGGCCCTCGATGCCTTCCACGAGATGGGGGCCTCCCTGGTCTGTCTGACGCTCGGAAAGGAGGGCAGCCTGATCTCCACGCGGTGCGGCGAGACGCCCATTCGCCTCCCGAGCAGGCCCGTCCAGGTCGTCGACGCCACGGGGGCCGGCGATGCGTACTGGGCCGGCTTCCTGACCGCGTGGTTGCGCGGTCATCCTCCGGAACTGTGCGGGAAGGCGGGCGGAAACCTCGCGGCTCTCAAGCTCGAGCGGCTCGGACCCCTGCCGGCGAGCCTCCCCGAGTCGGTCTTGTTCGGATAG
- a CDS encoding S8 family serine peptidase, which produces MGRRWGLLGLMVLTACSNPENDISEQRQAACSDVAAGALPEPAPVSPRSTPESGDGREAFIVRYRQGGRVSAAAVQRLGGQVKAQYRSVPAVAARLTDEERARLAADPDVERIEPDGELRALGTPMSAGSVEEYTDAVRMVQAPKVWDANEDGVLDTGAPVGAGIRVCIIDSGIDRRHPELSIPYAAGHDFVDDDEDPSDETDGVRGIGHGTHVAGIIAAQLSSGGATYPNTSPSGMVGVAPGAELLIARVLNVQERASVSNVLLALEWCQQQGARIASLSLGSPANMGRTAQEAFQAASDAGMLIVAASGNDSSPGYQAPLSYPAAFPSVLAVGAVDAQEAVAAFSNGGEGLSLVAPGVEVLSSVTLQGATVAQLDAEGQPFTSRSLFFAPAGEYTGKLIDCGVGEGQGCKGGTCDGFVAYVRLTGTSSASRIAQSVIRQGARAIIFGADESEGLSWQLALDGPGKKWVPTLAVGRESRASVLKHLGRETHVNLRGVDYAYFPGTSMAAPHVSGVAALVWSARPTLKASEVRSLLEETAKDLGEQGHDPQSGHGLVQAKAALDALQKRP; this is translated from the coding sequence ATGGGGCGGCGGTGGGGTCTTCTCGGGCTCATGGTCCTGACGGCGTGTTCGAACCCGGAAAACGACATCTCGGAGCAGCGACAGGCGGCGTGCTCGGATGTGGCCGCGGGCGCCCTCCCCGAGCCAGCGCCGGTCTCGCCCCGGTCCACGCCTGAGTCCGGCGACGGCCGCGAGGCCTTCATCGTGCGCTACCGCCAGGGCGGCCGGGTGAGCGCCGCCGCGGTCCAGCGGCTGGGCGGACAGGTGAAGGCGCAGTACCGCTCCGTCCCGGCGGTGGCCGCGCGCCTGACGGACGAGGAGCGCGCCCGGCTCGCCGCGGATCCAGACGTGGAGCGCATCGAGCCGGATGGGGAGCTGCGGGCGCTCGGCACGCCCATGTCGGCTGGCTCGGTGGAGGAGTACACCGATGCGGTGCGCATGGTGCAGGCGCCGAAGGTCTGGGACGCCAACGAGGACGGCGTGCTCGACACGGGAGCACCGGTCGGCGCGGGCATCCGCGTGTGCATCATCGACAGCGGCATCGACCGGCGGCACCCCGAGCTGAGCATTCCCTACGCGGCCGGCCACGACTTCGTGGACGACGACGAGGACCCGAGCGACGAGACGGACGGCGTGCGGGGCATCGGCCACGGCACGCACGTGGCGGGCATCATCGCGGCCCAGCTGTCCTCGGGAGGCGCGACGTACCCGAACACGAGCCCGAGCGGCATGGTGGGCGTGGCCCCGGGCGCGGAGTTGCTGATCGCCCGGGTGCTCAACGTGCAGGAGCGAGCCTCCGTCAGCAACGTGCTGCTGGCACTCGAGTGGTGCCAGCAACAGGGGGCGCGCATCGCCTCGCTGTCGCTCGGCTCGCCAGCGAACATGGGACGCACGGCGCAGGAGGCCTTCCAGGCCGCGAGCGACGCGGGGATGCTCATCGTCGCGGCCTCGGGGAACGACAGCAGCCCGGGCTACCAGGCGCCGCTCAGCTATCCGGCGGCCTTCCCCTCGGTGCTGGCCGTGGGCGCGGTGGACGCACAGGAGGCGGTGGCCGCCTTCTCCAACGGGGGCGAGGGGCTGAGCCTGGTGGCACCCGGAGTGGAAGTGCTCTCTTCCGTCACCCTCCAGGGGGCGACGGTGGCGCAGCTCGACGCGGAGGGGCAGCCGTTCACCTCGCGCTCACTCTTCTTCGCGCCAGCGGGGGAGTACACGGGCAAGCTCATCGACTGCGGCGTGGGCGAGGGCCAGGGGTGCAAGGGAGGCACGTGCGATGGCTTCGTGGCCTACGTGCGGCTCACCGGGACCAGCTCGGCCTCGCGCATCGCGCAGAGCGTGATCCGACAGGGGGCGCGGGCCATCATCTTCGGCGCGGACGAGTCCGAGGGACTGAGCTGGCAGCTGGCCCTGGACGGGCCGGGGAAGAAGTGGGTGCCGACGCTGGCGGTGGGCCGGGAGTCGCGCGCGTCCGTGCTCAAGCACCTGGGCCGGGAGACGCACGTGAACCTGAGGGGCGTGGACTACGCCTATTTCCCGGGCACCTCGATGGCCGCTCCGCACGTGTCGGGTGTGGCGGCGCTCGTGTGGAGCGCGCGCCCGACACTGAAGGCCTCCGAGGTGCGCTCGCTGTTGGAGGAGACGGCGAAGGACCTGGGTGAGCAGGGCCACGACCCGCAGTCCGGCCACGGGCTGGTGCAGGCGAAGGCGGCGCTCGACGCGCTCCAGAAGCGCCCGTGA
- a CDS encoding inorganic diphosphatase produces the protein MPDSSLPPELPREPEVLIESPRWSVVKRRADGSVDFISPLPCPYNYGCIPGLGSGDGDPLDVVVLGPRLRRGERLRVPVVGVIGFLDAGEADPKVICSTRPLRPVDRAGLETFFRTYALFKRGLHRVRGRRGGDTRFLGWLAEFTARPA, from the coding sequence GTGCCCGATTCCTCCCTTCCTCCGGAGCTCCCGCGCGAGCCCGAAGTCCTGATCGAATCCCCTCGCTGGTCCGTGGTGAAGCGGCGCGCGGACGGGAGCGTCGACTTCATCTCCCCGCTGCCGTGCCCCTACAACTACGGGTGCATTCCCGGGCTGGGCTCTGGGGATGGAGATCCGCTCGACGTGGTGGTGCTCGGTCCTCGCCTGCGCCGGGGCGAGCGCCTGCGCGTGCCGGTGGTGGGGGTGATTGGCTTCCTCGACGCGGGGGAGGCCGACCCCAAGGTCATCTGCAGCACCCGGCCGCTGCGCCCGGTGGACAGGGCGGGCCTGGAGACCTTCTTCCGCACCTATGCCCTCTTCAAGCGGGGGCTGCACCGGGTGCGCGGCAGGCGGGGAGGGGACACGCGCTTCCTGGGGTGGCTCGCCGAGTTCACGGCGCGGCCAGCATGA
- a CDS encoding DUF885 domain-containing protein — protein sequence MTTLDAFVRLRASFFERYLQTQPEEATTLGLHHLDDRLKDLSESALGDEYALHRDVLDQLERLPPEALPADAQLDRLAMLGVTRFHVHTHEELHGHWRNIELSTYPHTMLQYQIGQAETAEDWAAIASRAARIPTFLRQQEQLLAEGLATGETPDVYVVQDFADDQLPVIVRYFEHLPALPEAHPVTLSQAEARALQQAAWEAREAFAIHHRFLLERVLPHARASVVLGADEYQWRLRNTFGLTSTPEELVRQAEDVLARTQASIVQLAGQLGAPLSTLAEARALLTQLETENPARDEDVIPLYRGLIERAERFIHEREMFDVPAGCRLGLKAMPPGMVDVRGTNWPAPLLDPRKVGWFVLAPMAFAHPTVWAALLAVHEGIPGHFLQSLAWQRGFSQHPAPVRFLLVTDHVAMARGNFGPMLNIEGYATYAEERMRREGFYTAPESLTALVARALRAVRVVVDVGLHTRRMNEEEAVRYLMHHACMPEPNARREVLRYKRIPMQAITYLLGALEFERLAEDCRRERGSRFDEAAFHDELFSFGPVPPALLRRFMLAAP from the coding sequence ATGACGACCCTCGATGCCTTCGTCCGGCTCCGCGCCTCGTTCTTCGAGCGTTATCTTCAGACACAGCCCGAGGAGGCCACCACCCTCGGGCTCCACCACCTGGACGACCGGCTGAAGGACCTCTCCGAGTCCGCGCTGGGGGACGAGTACGCCCTCCATCGCGACGTGCTCGACCAGCTCGAGCGCCTGCCACCCGAGGCGCTCCCGGCGGACGCGCAGCTCGACCGGCTGGCGATGCTCGGCGTCACCCGGTTCCACGTCCACACCCACGAGGAGCTGCACGGCCACTGGCGGAACATCGAGCTGTCGACCTATCCGCACACCATGCTGCAGTACCAGATCGGCCAGGCGGAGACGGCCGAGGACTGGGCGGCCATCGCCAGCCGGGCCGCGCGCATCCCCACCTTCCTCCGGCAACAGGAGCAACTGCTCGCCGAGGGACTCGCCACGGGCGAGACGCCCGACGTGTACGTCGTCCAGGACTTCGCGGACGACCAGCTCCCCGTCATCGTGCGGTACTTCGAGCACCTCCCGGCCCTGCCCGAAGCGCACCCGGTGACGCTCTCCCAGGCCGAGGCCCGGGCGCTCCAGCAGGCGGCCTGGGAGGCCCGGGAGGCCTTCGCCATCCACCATCGGTTCCTCCTCGAGCGCGTGTTGCCCCACGCGCGCGCGAGCGTCGTGCTCGGTGCTGACGAGTACCAGTGGCGGCTGCGGAACACCTTCGGGCTCACCTCCACCCCCGAGGAGCTGGTGCGTCAGGCCGAGGACGTGCTGGCGCGGACCCAGGCCTCCATCGTCCAGCTCGCCGGCCAGCTCGGCGCGCCCCTCTCCACCCTGGCCGAGGCCCGGGCGCTGCTCACGCAGTTGGAGACGGAGAACCCCGCGCGGGACGAGGACGTCATCCCGCTCTACCGGGGGCTCATCGAGCGCGCCGAGCGCTTCATCCACGAGCGGGAGATGTTCGACGTGCCCGCGGGCTGCCGGCTGGGCCTGAAGGCGATGCCCCCGGGCATGGTGGACGTCCGAGGCACCAACTGGCCCGCGCCCCTGTTGGATCCGCGCAAGGTGGGCTGGTTCGTGCTGGCGCCCATGGCGTTCGCGCACCCCACCGTCTGGGCCGCGCTGCTGGCGGTGCACGAGGGCATCCCGGGCCACTTCCTGCAGAGCCTCGCCTGGCAGCGTGGCTTCTCCCAACACCCCGCCCCGGTCCGCTTCCTCCTGGTGACGGACCATGTGGCCATGGCACGCGGCAACTTCGGCCCCATGCTCAACATCGAGGGCTACGCCACCTACGCCGAGGAGCGGATGCGGCGCGAGGGCTTCTACACCGCCCCCGAGTCACTCACGGCGCTCGTGGCCCGGGCCCTGCGCGCGGTGCGCGTGGTGGTGGACGTCGGCCTCCACACCCGGCGCATGAACGAGGAGGAGGCGGTGCGCTACCTCATGCACCATGCCTGCATGCCGGAACCCAACGCGCGGCGCGAGGTGCTCCGCTACAAGCGCATCCCCATGCAGGCCATCACCTACCTGCTCGGCGCGCTCGAGTTCGAACGGTTGGCGGAGGACTGCCGGCGCGAGCGCGGGAGCCGCTTCGACGAGGCCGCCTTCCACGACGAGCTCTTCTCGTTCGGCCCGGTGCCGCCCGCGCTCCTGCGGCGCTTCATGCTGGCCGCGCCGTGA